The proteins below are encoded in one region of Picrophilus oshimae DSM 9789:
- a CDS encoding HD domain-containing protein, translating into MDYKIIEDPLNGMIKISGVYLELLDSDYFQRLRYIKQLGMCNLVFPGANHTRFEHSIGTMFIARKFMDHLNIDAEEIGIAAMLHDIGHPPFSHSLEDLFNELYGMRHEDMTFKIINGIYPYNDSKIPEIIEKYHYDLKMVSDLATGKKSSYSWIISGPVDSDELDYIRRDAFYTGTGINIDYERIINTSSMDNNDLIIEEKGIPAIEAAMIARLIMYKSVYFHKTCRIAQKMLEIAYKNYSYDVKDLKKTDFELMYDMLKYDKSCNIIRNIMNRRLYKVYKRIKYDENEYKKLSKNIIDVIPPLSFFGSDRIKNNIYVYVNNRKENLKDISPIIRALDDYISNKYIFLMK; encoded by the coding sequence ATGGATTACAAGATCATAGAGGATCCGCTAAATGGAATGATAAAGATCTCAGGAGTGTATTTAGAATTACTTGATTCTGATTATTTTCAGAGGTTAAGATATATAAAGCAGCTTGGTATGTGCAATCTTGTCTTTCCAGGTGCAAACCATACCAGGTTCGAGCATTCAATAGGAACGATGTTTATAGCAAGGAAGTTCATGGATCATCTTAACATAGATGCCGAGGAAATAGGCATAGCAGCCATGCTCCATGATATTGGGCATCCACCATTCAGCCACTCCCTTGAGGATCTATTCAATGAACTTTATGGCATGAGGCACGAGGACATGACCTTTAAAATAATAAATGGCATTTATCCATACAATGACAGCAAGATCCCTGAGATAATAGAAAAATACCATTATGATCTAAAAATGGTATCGGATCTTGCAACAGGCAAAAAATCAAGTTACTCATGGATAATAAGCGGGCCTGTTGATTCTGACGAGCTTGATTATATAAGGCGTGATGCCTTTTATACCGGTACAGGCATTAATATAGATTACGAGAGGATAATAAACACATCATCAATGGATAATAATGATCTAATAATAGAGGAGAAGGGCATACCTGCAATTGAGGCGGCAATGATAGCCAGGCTGATAATGTATAAAAGCGTTTACTTTCATAAAACATGCAGGATAGCACAGAAGATGCTTGAGATTGCATATAAAAACTATTCATATGATGTAAAGGATCTTAAAAAGACCGACTTTGAATTAATGTATGACATGCTTAAATATGACAAATCATGCAATATTATAAGAAACATAATGAACAGAAGGCTTTACAAGGTATACAAAAGGATAAAGTACGATGAAAATGAATATAAAAAACTCTCAAAAAACATCATCGATGTTATACCGCCGCTTTCCTTCTTCGGCTCGGACAGAATAAAAAATAATATATACGTTTATGTAAACAACAGAAAGGAAAATTTAAAGGATATATCTCCAATAATAAGGGCCCTTGATGATTATATATCGAATAAATACATCTTT
- a CDS encoding alpha/beta hydrolase family protein — protein MRDQTVNDLLRLKNIAELKIRKDMIAVVIRDNYKNYKSDYNKSYLNVYNLNFDLLFSYDGNIHSIDFSDDERLLFADGRYINILDAKKWTRLSVDTSVNVDAARWHSGSVIFTGSKKPEESEDDAYYFEESDSYNDLFIMDFSHGIKKITEDINIWEFDTNGSDIVLIASDKPQESSWYKSSVYIIVNNRPVKLYDPGFRQIGKIRISNDNKIAFLESIMSDRGVVSGDVILIDQNHVKNLTENYDRTYSHVEFINNSIYALENHMGNFSIRNLNNNEIMAIGSGIVYPVFSPMFSYDDGNFVYAFSDKNNPPEVIISGRHSGRSSINSSLLDLDAYPGQLIEWESSGKRIYGFLRCRNKDDPLIVYIHGGPTSFSYLSFIDRTSVYLGYGFSVFMPNYRGSIGLGREYAESNIGDLGGMDFEDIISGIRYIMDKKMVTTDRIYITGGSYGGYISALALFKSDIFKASVSLFGISDWFSFHGTSSLYEWDRIHMNDDPYADGKYKYYSPIMMKHDVKTPVLLMHGINDPYVPVGQYYQLYRYLKDHNKNVRLLLFAREGHGFTEKEHIIRQYEETIKFFNEYK, from the coding sequence ATGAGGGATCAGACAGTAAACGACCTTTTAAGATTAAAAAACATAGCAGAGTTGAAAATAAGAAAAGACATGATCGCCGTTGTGATTAGGGACAATTATAAAAATTATAAGAGCGATTACAATAAATCATATTTAAATGTATATAACCTGAATTTTGATCTGCTGTTCTCATATGATGGAAACATACATTCAATAGACTTTTCTGATGATGAAAGACTGTTATTTGCCGATGGGAGATATATAAATATACTTGATGCCAAAAAATGGACAAGGCTCTCTGTTGATACATCTGTTAATGTTGATGCTGCAAGATGGCACTCTGGATCGGTAATATTCACCGGATCAAAAAAGCCCGAGGAATCAGAGGACGATGCATACTACTTTGAGGAGAGCGACAGCTATAATGACCTATTTATTATGGATTTCAGTCATGGTATTAAAAAGATAACAGAGGACATAAACATCTGGGAATTTGATACAAATGGCAGTGACATAGTTTTGATAGCATCGGATAAACCCCAGGAGAGCTCATGGTATAAATCCTCCGTTTATATCATTGTTAATAACAGGCCTGTAAAATTATACGATCCAGGATTCAGGCAGATAGGAAAGATAAGAATATCAAATGATAATAAAATAGCGTTCCTTGAATCAATAATGAGTGACAGGGGTGTTGTCTCCGGCGACGTTATATTAATAGATCAAAACCATGTAAAAAATTTAACGGAAAATTATGATAGAACCTATTCGCATGTTGAGTTTATAAATAACAGCATATACGCCCTTGAAAACCACATGGGTAACTTTTCAATAAGGAATCTCAATAACAATGAGATAATGGCCATAGGCTCCGGCATCGTTTATCCTGTTTTTTCTCCCATGTTTTCATATGATGATGGAAACTTCGTTTATGCATTTTCAGATAAAAATAATCCGCCAGAGGTTATAATCTCAGGAAGGCATTCTGGAAGATCGTCAATTAATTCATCGCTGCTTGATCTTGATGCATATCCAGGTCAATTAATCGAGTGGGAATCTTCAGGGAAAAGAATATACGGTTTTCTGCGGTGCAGAAATAAAGATGATCCGTTAATAGTTTATATCCACGGCGGGCCGACGTCGTTCTCATACCTATCATTCATTGACAGAACCTCGGTATACCTTGGCTACGGCTTCTCGGTTTTTATGCCAAATTACCGCGGCAGCATAGGCCTTGGAAGGGAATATGCAGAATCAAACATCGGTGATCTTGGCGGCATGGACTTCGAGGATATAATTTCCGGAATAAGATATATAATGGATAAAAAAATGGTAACAACCGACAGAATATACATAACCGGTGGATCGTACGGGGGTTACATATCAGCGCTTGCACTGTTTAAAAGTGATATTTTCAAGGCCTCGGTATCACTGTTTGGAATATCGGACTGGTTTAGCTTCCACGGAACCAGCAGCCTTTATGAATGGGACAGGATACACATGAACGATGATCCATACGCAGATGGAAAATATAAATATTATTCGCCAATAATGATGAAACACGATGTTAAAACACCAGTGCTTTTAATGCATGGAATAAACGATCCATATGTGCCTGTGGGCCAGTACTATCAATTATACAGGTACCTGAAGGATCACAACAAAAATGTCAGACTTTTGCTTTTCGCAAGAGAGGGTCACGGATTCACTGAAAAGGAGCATATAATAAGGCAGTACGAGGAAACAATAAAATTTTTTAATGAGTATAAATAA
- a CDS encoding SRPBCC family protein, with amino-acid sequence MLNFNGEFEINSDIERAYNILSDYNNLIKLIPDLIEYHIEENRLKITAKAGVSFIKGKFNLEISYGNNIDNKRIEITAKGSGSGVSVDFKAYFDYSGNNPVNVKYSADVNIAGAAAAAGSRMIKGSADKYINRLISNYRQAAEN; translated from the coding sequence ATGCTTAATTTCAACGGTGAATTTGAGATAAACTCAGACATAGAAAGGGCATATAATATCCTAAGTGATTATAATAATTTAATAAAGCTGATACCGGATTTAATAGAGTACCACATTGAGGAGAACAGATTAAAAATAACCGCAAAGGCCGGCGTATCTTTTATAAAGGGTAAATTTAATCTTGAAATAAGCTACGGAAACAACATTGATAATAAAAGAATAGAGATCACTGCGAAGGGCTCCGGCTCCGGTGTATCCGTTGATTTCAAGGCATACTTTGATTACAGTGGTAATAACCCGGTAAATGTAAAATACAGTGCCGATGTAAATATAGCCGGTGCGGCAGCAGCTGCAGGATCCAGGATGATAAAGGGCTCAGCCGATAAATATATAAATAGGCTGATTTCAAATTATAGGCAGGCGGCGGAAAATTAA
- a CDS encoding thermopsin, producing the protein MIKKIIVLSMIIIILISIPGFANNNHLNKNYQVNPGYFIKGEPAPMGISDLGLDSGSPFYLNTSSFMGSITIYNATFYNYTSKSTSFSIQLNTNFFIFGNKTYDYWIQDVAYINTTDNCIAFIDNVWNYSSSNASLHFNSLSGNGTIADHGRFYYYCAPQDFPGNNIDLKYPARISLMVNDTEINNKPAVNFYYFDSNSWVKYDTVIFNENGSYHFMVNGYNYNPAGLLSDAELIIGGPGNGSSTVDLSSNILLSLYYWNGNNYQEINNAYDYGVDTAETVSNVTDTGVYNANGSLFAHITSGSGRLKMIYNSNDVGYINLYSGIKTGIININGKSYGFKNGDANITLIPGKYNITIRSDNNIIYSKTIIIKSNSASVIALNYYRVSFVSSNLTNDVNWYIIINGNRYNLTGANAYIYLKNGTYNYRIGSYNNYFIPVTKNGTFNVTGNNITIDLVWKNQTPGFNILYIPIVIVLIALVLILSRKRKRVT; encoded by the coding sequence ATGATAAAAAAGATCATCGTTTTATCAATGATCATTATTATATTAATATCAATACCTGGATTTGCAAATAACAATCATTTAAATAAAAATTATCAGGTTAATCCGGGTTATTTTATTAAGGGTGAACCGGCGCCAATGGGTATAAGCGACCTTGGTCTGGATTCAGGATCACCATTTTATCTTAATACATCATCCTTCATGGGTTCAATAACAATATACAATGCAACATTTTATAATTACACATCAAAATCAACAAGCTTTTCGATTCAGTTAAACACAAATTTCTTTATTTTCGGCAATAAAACATATGATTACTGGATTCAGGACGTTGCATACATAAATACAACGGATAACTGCATAGCGTTTATAGACAACGTCTGGAATTATTCATCCAGTAATGCAAGCCTGCATTTTAATTCATTATCAGGCAATGGAACAATAGCAGATCATGGAAGATTTTATTATTACTGTGCACCGCAGGATTTTCCTGGTAATAATATTGATCTAAAATATCCGGCGAGGATATCTTTAATGGTTAACGATACCGAGATAAATAACAAGCCTGCAGTTAATTTTTATTATTTTGATTCAAATTCATGGGTAAAATATGATACAGTTATATTCAATGAAAATGGAAGCTATCATTTCATGGTTAATGGATACAATTACAATCCTGCCGGCCTTTTATCAGATGCGGAGTTAATCATAGGCGGCCCTGGCAATGGCTCATCAACCGTTGACCTGTCATCAAATATTCTATTATCACTTTATTACTGGAATGGAAACAACTATCAGGAGATAAACAACGCATATGATTACGGCGTTGACACCGCAGAGACCGTATCAAATGTAACAGACACTGGTGTTTACAATGCAAATGGGAGTTTATTTGCGCATATTACCAGTGGAAGCGGAAGGTTAAAGATGATATACAACTCAAACGACGTTGGTTACATAAATCTTTATTCAGGAATAAAGACCGGAATAATAAATATTAACGGCAAATCATACGGATTTAAAAACGGTGATGCAAACATAACATTAATACCTGGAAAATACAACATTACAATAAGATCAGATAATAATATAATATACAGCAAAACCATAATAATTAAATCAAACTCTGCCTCTGTAATAGCATTAAATTATTACAGGGTATCCTTTGTATCATCGAATCTAACCAATGATGTGAACTGGTACATTATAATAAATGGAAACAGATACAATTTAACTGGAGCGAATGCATACATTTACCTAAAAAACGGGACATACAATTATAGAATAGGCTCATACAATAATTATTTCATACCGGTTACAAAAAACGGCACATTTAATGTAACAGGGAACAATATAACAATAGATCTTGTATGGAAAAACCAGACACCGGGGTTCAACATACTTTATATTCCAATAGTAATAGTCCTTATCGCACTGGTTCTAATTCTTTCAAGGAAGAGGAAACGCGTTACATAA